One Anopheles marshallii chromosome 3, idAnoMarsDA_429_01, whole genome shotgun sequence genomic region harbors:
- the LOC128715224 gene encoding anaphase-promoting complex subunit 15, producing MIPFYPSLQPSPAYNFWFSVDESYDDDAEVNTMETEHTEWLNRITFIGQELTPIGKSSNEQQMENMDTEDEDANDESDDSDNSDDDDDDMDDLNNTRGNLPDEITVVTGGYMGDELQTNDTL from the exons ATGATTCCTTTTTATCCATCGCTGCAACCGTCCCCGGCGTACAATTTTTGGTTTTCCGTCGACGAATCTTACGACGATGATGCGGAAGTCAATACGATGGAAACGGAACACACGGAATGG CTGAATCGGATTACCTTCATCGGGCAAGAGTTGACACCGATTGGCAAAAGCTCCAACGagcagcaaatggaaaacatggaCACGGAAGATGAAGATG CCAACGATGAAAGCGATGATTCGGACAACTcggatgacgacgatgatgatatgGATGATTTGAACAACACGCGGGGAAATCTGCCGGATGAAATAACCGTCGTCACGGGAGGGTACATGGGTGACGAGCTTCAAACCAATGACACTTTGTAG
- the LOC128711996 gene encoding brachyurin-like, giving the protein MKTFTVVALLALAVVASGEWIDIDWTQVKPIEQFDHYWQRLPAELQFLRHARPAQRIVNGQEAVPGQFPYQIALLSNFAGGGGLCGGTVITNSYILTAAHCVVDGSGAVATDGTAILGAHNRVTNEPTQQRIGFVQSGVAVHPSYNPTLIRNDIATVRLNSPAVFNERVQPIALPARSDGRTFAGMVGTASGFGRTSDALPGASDVLMYTNNPVMTNAACISAWNILLVSDQNVCLDATGGRSVCNGDSGGPLTVIDNGSSLEIGIASFVSAQGCASGIPSVWVRVSFYRDFIEQNSDYEFGA; this is encoded by the coding sequence ATGAAAACCTTCACCGTGGTAGCCCTGCTGGCGTTGGCCGTTGTCGCCAGTGGCGAATGGATCGACATTGACTGGACGCAGGTGAAGCCGATCGAGCAGTTCGATCACTACTGGCAGCGGTTGCCGGCGGAGCTCCAGTTTCTGCGCCATGCCCGCCCCGCCCAGCGTATCGTGAACGGGCAGGAAGCCGTACCCGGCCAGTTCCCGTACCAGATTGCACTGCTCAGTAACTTTGCCGGCGGTGGTGGTCTGTGCGGTGGTACCGTCATCACGAACAGCTACATCCTGACGGCAGCCCACTGTGTGGTCGATGGGAGCGGTGCTGTCGCTACGGACGGCACGGCAATACTCGGTGCCCACAACCGTGTGACGAACGAGCCGACCCAGCAGCGTATCGGATTTGTGCAGTCCGGTGTGGCCGTGCATCCGAGCTACAATCCGACGCTTATTCGCAATGACATCGCCACGGTGCGGCTGAACAGTCCGGCGGTGTTTAACGAGCGCGTGCAACCGATTGCCCTGCCGGCCCGTTCCGATGGCCGCACGTTCGCCGGTATGGTCGGTACGGCGTCCGGGTTCGGCCGCACCTCGGACGCACTGCCCGGTGCGTCGGATGTGCTGATGTACACGAACAATCCGGTCATGACGAATGCCGCCTGTATCAGCGCGTGGAACATTCTTCTGGTGTCGGATCAGAACGTGTGCCTGGATGCGACCGGTGGCCGATCCGTGTGCAACGGTGACTCGGGCGGTCCGCTCACGGTAATCGACAACGGCAGCAGCCTGGAGATCGGTATTGCATCGTTCGTGTCGGCACAGGGCTGCGCATCGGGCATCCCCTCCGTGTGGGTGCGTGTCTCCTTCTACCGGGACTTTATCGAGCAGAACTCGGACTACGAGTTCGGTGCATAG
- the LOC128714212 gene encoding brachyurin-like has protein sequence MKFVGALALLGLLALCTLASSESLEIDSSRVKSIEEFDRYWRRLPAEMQYLRTAAEPPRRITNGQLAATGQFPYQAVIYSDVGDGYYSLCGGTILTQNYILTAAHCVTNDFGQVLPGGIVILGATDRDVFQSTQQRIQFGTAGIRVHAQYNPNNILNDIATVRLNTPAAFNTYVQTIDLPALSDTRQFGGVEGTASGFGRTADNSAPSSVLRFVRNPVMTNAQCNQYWSTTTVQAQHVCFDPTGGRSACHGDSGGPLTVQDAGRSLQVGIASFVSANGCTSGAPSVWVRVSYFRDWIRQNSDYVFRA, from the coding sequence ATGAAGTTTGTCGGTGCGTTAGCTCTGCTCGGTCTGCTGGCCCTTTGCACGCTGGCCAGTTCCGAATCGCTCGAGATCGATTCGTCACGGGTGAAGTCGATCGAGGAGTTTGATCGCTACTGGCGTCGTCTACCGGCCGAGATGCAGTATCTGCGAACCGCGGCAGAACCTCCGCGGCGTATTACGAACGGTCAGCTTGCGGCGACCGGCCAGTTCCCGTACCAGGCGGTAATTTACAGTGATGTCGGCGACGGTTACTACAGCTTGTGCGGGGGAACCATCCTCACGCAGAACTACATCCTGACGGCGGCCCACTGCGTTACCAACGATTTCGGCCAGGTTTTGCCGGGCGGCATTGTCATCCTGGGTGCGACGGACCGTGACGTCTTTCAGTCGACCCAGCAGCGCATCCAGTTTGGCACGGCTGGCATCCGCGTTCATGCGCAGTACAATCCGAATAATATCCTGAACGATATTGCCACCGTCCGGCTGAACACTCCGGCCGCATTCAACACCTACGTGCAGACGATCGATCTTCCGGCACTGTCCGACACGCGTCAGTTTGGAGGGGTGGAAGGGACGGCGTCCGGGTTCGGTCGTACCGCGGACAATTCGGCACCCTCGTCGGTGCTGCGGTTCGTGCGCAATCCGGTCATGACGAATGCGCAGTGCAATCAGTACTGGAGTACGACCACGGTGCAGGCCCAGCACGTATGCTTCGACCCGACCGGGGGACGCTCGGCATGCCATGGTGATTCTGGCGGTCCGCTGACGGTGCAGGATGCGGGCCGCAGTCTGCAGGTTGGCATCGCATCGTTCGTGTCGGCCAACGGTTGCACGTCCGGGGCACCGTCCGTGTGGGTGCGCGTTTCCTACTTCCGCGACTGGATCCGCCAGAACTCGGACTATGTGTTCCGTGCTTAG
- the LOC128712978 gene encoding collagenase-like, which produces MAHVPTLLLLSTLLACALCLPNNALVGRHIQLPLGKIPRIRGGVPAAPGEIPYAAGLMIQQPIGNRWCGGSLVSLNYVLTAATCFNNPGPTTVLLGASNMNDVEDIVIASEVIVHQAFVPSQNLNDIALVRLSRPASISNYIRLARLPNWRQADSLFLNQLATVSGWGALGQNSAEILPLNNLHRVNGSVISNTACGLQFLGGIADSHVCVSTSNGSPCQGDQGGPLTVDDADGGQTLIGVFAFLSVLGCDVDRPAVYTRLTPYLAWIEANSDVTIRYDFEFLPTPPNPQTTTTGAPQTTTPETTPDVPQTTTTEPPPTTTTQSIMPPHRTNQPNIRVQHRITY; this is translated from the exons ATGGCGCACGTTCCGACGCTGTTGCTCCTATCTACCCTACTCGCGTGTGCATTATGTCTGCCCAACAATGCACTAGTCGGCCGACACATTCAACTTCCCTTGGGGAAAATTCCACGCATTCGGGGTGGTGTACCTGCGGCACCGGGTGAGATCCCGTACGCGGCCGGATTGATGATTCAACAGCCGATCGGTAATCGGTGGTGCGGCGGAAGTTTAGTATCGCTCAACTATGTTCTGACGGCGGCTACCTGCTTCAACAA TCCGGGTCCCACGACGGTTTTGCTGGGCGCCTCAAACATGAACGACGTCGAAGACATCGTCATCGCAAGCGAAGTCATCGTGCATCAAGCGTTTGTCCCGAGCCAAAACCTTAACGATATAGCCTTGGTACGATTGTCCCGACCGGCCAGCATTAGCA ATTACATCAGATTAGCGCGACTGCCCAACTGGAGACAGGCCGATTCATTGTTCTTAAATCAGCTGGCCACTGTAAGCGGTTGGGGAGCGCTCGGTCAGAACTCGGCCGAAATTCTCCCCCTGAACAATCTGCACCGTGTGAATGGTTCCGTCATCAGCAATACGGCCTGCGGTCTACAATTTCTCGGCGGCATTGCTGACTCACACGTGTGCGTATCCACCAGCAATGGATCTCCCTGCCAGGGTGATCAAGGTGGCCCACTGACGGTGGACGACGCTGACGGTGGTCAAACGTTGATCGGTGTGTTCGCTTTCCTGTCGGTGCTGGGTTGCGATGTTGACCGGCCAGCGGTATACACAAGGCTCACACCCTACCTGGCCTGGATTGAGGCGAACTCGGACGTTACCATACGGTATGATTTCGAGTTCCTGCCAACGCCACCGAATCCGCAGACGACTACTACTGGTGCGCCTCAAACGACCACCCCAGAAACGACACCGGACGTGCCGCAGACGACCACTACTGAACCACCGCCTACCACTACCACCCAAAGCATTATGCCGCCGCACCGGACGAACCAGCCAAACATTAGGGTACAACATCGCATCACCTACTGA
- the LOC128715479 gene encoding RNA-binding protein 1-like isoform X1 → MARYREWDLQCKVYVGNLGSSASKHEIESAFGKYGPLRNVWVARNPPGFAFVEFEDKRDAEDAVRSLDGTRCCGTRIRVEMSSGRSRRDERTRRPRPRQSREGSRSPRRSRSRSRSMSRERDRDRRSRSGSRDRR, encoded by the exons ATGGCGCGTTACCGTGAGTGGGACCTGCAGTGCAAGGTTTACGTGGGCAATTTGGGTTCGTCTGCGTCTAAGCACGAGATCGAGAGTGCCTTCGGCAAGTATGGGCCATTGAGAAATGTTTGGGTAGCACGCAATCCTCCCGGTTTCGCCTTCGTAGAGTTCGAGGATAAGCGTGACGCCGAAGATGCAGTTCGCTCATTGGACGGCAC ACGGTGTTGTGGAACTCGCATTCGGGTAGAGATGTCCTCTGGCCGATCGCGGCGTGATGAGCGTACGCGCCGACCTCGTC CAAGACAGAGTCGGGAAGG ATCTCGATCACCACGTCGTTCCAGATCACGCAGCCGCAGCATGAGCCGTgagcgcgatcgcgatcgtcgCAGCCGCAGTGGATCTCGCGACCGTCGCTAA
- the LOC128712977 gene encoding brachyurin-like, producing the protein MKIAGAFVIAGLLAVCSVTSAEWIDIDWSQVKPIDEFDHYWQRLPAEVQYLRHARPSHRIVNGVEALPGQFPYQIALLSNFGTGTGLCGGTVITNSYILTAAHCVVGGNGQVAIGGTAILGAHDRTVTEPTQQRISFTQAGISVHPQYDSSTIRNDIATVRLDTPAVFNARVQPIDLPASSDGRTFAGLEGTASGFGRTSDASGDTSPVVMFTRNPILSNAQCNSFWSTALVQDQNVCLDASGGRSPCNGDSGGPLAVQDGGRSLEVGIASFVSAAGCASGAPSVWVRVSFFRDFISQNSDYEFSV; encoded by the coding sequence ATGAAGATCGCTGGAGCGTTTGTTATTGCCGGTCTGCTGGCCGTCTGTTCTGTGACCAGCGCGGAATGGATCGACATTGACTGGTCGCAGGTGAAGCCGATCGATGAGTTCGATCACTACTGGCAGCGGTTGCCGGCGGAAGTACAGTATCTGCGCCATGCCCGCCCATCGCACCGCATCGTGAACGGTGTCGAGGCACTGCCCGGCCAGTTCCCGTACCAGATTGCGCTGCTCAGTAACTtcggcaccggcaccggtcTGTGCGGTGGTACCGTCATCACGAACAGCTACATCCTGACGGCGGCCCACTGTGTGGTCGGTGGAAACGGACAGGTGGCTATCGGTGGTACCGCTATCCTGGGCGCCCACGATCGTACCGTTACGGAACCGACGCAACAGCGCATTAGCTTCACCCAGGCTGGTATATCCGTGCACCCGCAGTACGACTCGTCCACGATCCGCAACGATATCGCCACGGTACGTCTCGACACCCCGGCCGTCTTCAATGCGCGCGTGCAACCGATCGATCTGCCGGCATCTTCGGACGGGCGCACGTTCGCCGGTTTGGAAGGTACGGCGTCCGGCTTCGGACGTACCTCGGATGCTAGCGGTGATACCTCGCCGGTGGTAATGTTCACGCGCAACCCGATCCTGTCGAACGCGCAGTGCAACAGCTTCTGGAGCACGGCACTGGTGCAGGACCAGAACGTGTGTCTCGATGCGTCTGGTGGCCGCTCGCCATGCAACGGTGACTCCGGTGGTCCGTTGGCTGTGCAGGATGGTGGCCGCAGCCTGGAGGTTGGCATCGCTTCGTTCGTGTCCGCTGCCGGTTGTGCCTCGGGTGCACCCTCCGTATGGGTGCGCGTCTCCTTCTTCCGCGACTTCATTTCCCAAAACTCGGACTATGAGTTTTCCGTTTAA
- the LOC128715479 gene encoding RNA-binding protein 1-like isoform X2 — protein sequence MARYREWDLQCKVYVGNLGSSASKHEIESAFGKYGPLRNVWVARNPPGFAFVEFEDKRDAEDAVRSLDGTRCCGTRIRVEMSSGRSRRDERTRRPRRSYRSRSPRRSRSRSRSMSRERDRDRRSRSGSRDRR from the exons ATGGCGCGTTACCGTGAGTGGGACCTGCAGTGCAAGGTTTACGTGGGCAATTTGGGTTCGTCTGCGTCTAAGCACGAGATCGAGAGTGCCTTCGGCAAGTATGGGCCATTGAGAAATGTTTGGGTAGCACGCAATCCTCCCGGTTTCGCCTTCGTAGAGTTCGAGGATAAGCGTGACGCCGAAGATGCAGTTCGCTCATTGGACGGCAC ACGGTGTTGTGGAACTCGCATTCGGGTAGAGATGTCCTCTGGCCGATCGCGGCGTGATGAGCGTACGCGCCGACCTCGTCGTTCGTACAG ATCTCGATCACCACGTCGTTCCAGATCACGCAGCCGCAGCATGAGCCGTgagcgcgatcgcgatcgtcgCAGCCGCAGTGGATCTCGCGACCGTCGCTAA